One Bosea sp. 124 genomic window, GGATCGAGCCGACCGCGACCGCGATCATCAAGATGAGCTGGAAGACCGAGCCGATGAAGATGACGAGCAGCTTCTGCGCCTCGCCGATGCCGGCCCACAGGATCAGCAGCGGGATGAAGGCCGAGGCCGGCAAATAGCGCGCGAAGGAGACGAAGGGCTCGAGGAAGGCCTCGATCGGCTTGTAGGCGCCCATCATGATGCCGAGCGGCAGCGCGACCAGCACCGCCAGCACGAAGCCGCCGACGACACGCCAGATCGTCATGCCGATGTCGAAGGCGAAGCCATACTGGACCAGCAGGTTGTAACCTTCCCGCACCATGGTGATGGGGTCGGCCAGGAACAGCCGCTGGACATAGCCGCCGAAGGTCGCGACCGACCAGAGCGCGACGAACAACGCGAAGAAGGCGATGCCGTACCCCACGCGAGCGGGGGCAGAAACCGGCTGGAGGGGTCTCATGAGCGCGGTGCCTCGCGGTTCAGGACGGCGGCCAGATTCCGCCACGGCGCGAGCGACCAGA contains:
- a CDS encoding ABC transporter permease — its product is MRPLQPVSAPARVGYGIAFFALFVALWSVATFGGYVQRLFLADPITMVREGYNLLVQYGFAFDIGMTIWRVVGGFVLAVLVALPLGIMMGAYKPIEAFLEPFVSFARYLPASAFIPLLILWAGIGEAQKLLVIFIGSVFQLILMIAVAVGSIRRDLVDAAYTLGATDTSVVRRVLLPNAAPEIAEIFRLVLGWAWTYVIVAELIGSSSGIGHMITDSQALLNTGQIIFGIIVIGLIGLVSDFLFKAVNQRLFPWAQR